From Verrucomicrobia bacterium S94, the proteins below share one genomic window:
- a CDS encoding DUF1722 domain-containing protein, with the protein MEKIRIGISSCLLGAKVRFDGQHKQDSYITGTLSNWFEFVPVCPEVEAGLGIPRETIRLEGNPEDPRLVKTRSRDDLTETMKRFCRNRVAGLEKEKLGGYILKSRSPSCGMERVKVYSAKGMPSNKGQGIYAAELMRRFPLIPVEEEGRLNDPFLRERFIEQVFTLQRWRRMLKENSTHGGLVKFHEQHKYLLMAHSVQHYRAMGRLVAEMKGRRLATVQEEYLGMLMAALRLRATTAKHVNVLQHLTGYFKKQLNHDEKQELQETIFAYKSGHFPLIVPVTLLNHYIRKYDEPYLKQQIYLKPGPTELRLRNQIY; encoded by the coding sequence ATGGAAAAAATACGTATTGGGATCAGTTCTTGTCTGCTGGGTGCAAAGGTACGGTTTGACGGGCAGCATAAACAGGACAGTTATATCACGGGAACCCTCTCAAACTGGTTCGAATTTGTTCCGGTCTGTCCGGAAGTCGAGGCGGGCCTGGGGATTCCGCGTGAGACTATTCGGCTGGAAGGGAATCCGGAAGATCCGCGACTGGTGAAAACCAGAAGCAGGGATGACCTTACAGAGACGATGAAACGCTTCTGCAGAAATCGGGTTGCAGGGCTGGAAAAAGAGAAACTCGGCGGGTATATCCTGAAAAGCCGTTCGCCGAGTTGCGGCATGGAACGGGTGAAGGTCTATTCCGCAAAAGGGATGCCTTCAAACAAAGGGCAGGGGATTTATGCAGCCGAACTGATGCGGAGGTTTCCGCTGATTCCCGTTGAGGAGGAAGGGCGGCTGAATGATCCGTTTCTTCGCGAGCGCTTTATTGAGCAGGTGTTTACGCTGCAGCGATGGCGCAGGATGCTTAAGGAAAACAGTACGCACGGCGGTCTGGTTAAATTTCATGAGCAGCATAAATACCTGCTTATGGCACATAGTGTGCAACATTACCGCGCCATGGGACGACTTGTGGCGGAGATGAAGGGTCGGCGGCTGGCGACGGTTCAGGAGGAATATCTTGGAATGCTGATGGCGGCGCTCCGTTTGCGTGCAACGACCGCAAAGCATGTGAATGTCCTGCAGCATTTGACCGGTTATTTTAAAAAGCAGTTGAACCACGATGAAAAACAGGAACTTCAGGAAACGATTTTCGCGTATAAATCGGGTCATTTCCCGCTCATTGTGCCGGTAACTTTACTAAATCATTATATCCGGAAGTATGATGAGCCCTACCTGAAGCAGCAGATTTATCTGAAACCGGGGCCGACGGAGCTTCGCCTGCGTAACCAGATCTATTGA
- a CDS encoding zinc ribbon domain-containing protein, with the protein MPIREYTAVDPGQSCRHCRKGFEEVESIDAPAMKTCPRCGGKVVRSLSAPCVGSSESGLHDRAKNAGFTTYKKLGRGEYEKKY; encoded by the coding sequence ATGCCGATTCGAGAATATACCGCAGTTGATCCCGGACAAAGCTGCCGACATTGCAGAAAAGGTTTTGAGGAGGTTGAATCCATTGATGCGCCTGCAATGAAAACCTGCCCGCGTTGCGGCGGAAAAGTTGTCAGGAGTCTGTCGGCACCCTGTGTCGGTTCATCGGAAAGCGGTCTGCACGACCGGGCGAAAAATGCCGGTTTTACGACTTATAAAAAACTCGGCAGGGGCGAGTATGAAAAAAAATATTAA
- a CDS encoding ATP-dependent RecD-like DNA helicase, whose translation MDKLDGQVERVVFRNEENGFCVLRVKVRGHKELVTVTGTVPAVNPGEWMAGDGEWFVDPRHGRQFKAQHLRMSKPDTLEGIEKYLASDMVKGIGKEYAKRLVKAFGRDVFDVIENSSGKLLKVPGIGKQRKDNIKKAWDEQRNVRQIMSFLFSHGISTTRAFRIHKIYGDKAIERVQRDPYCLARDIKGIGFLIADRIAMKLGISRDSDLRARAGLEYCLGELTANGHCAYVRNDLLSRAAELLDIDLDIIDNALEHLLENKRLIQKQNVKGQDLIYLPKLFFAEIELAKKLRALEKGRHPCPDIDFEKALKWVQQKSGIELANAQRNALRTSVRSKVMVITGGPGVGKTTLVNSVLMILKAKKMRVQLCAPTGRAAKRMAETTGMEARTIHRMLQYNPGTGGFIHNAENPLECDVLIVDESSMIDVVLAAQLMDAVPLHAAVVIVGDADQLPSVGPGRVLQDIIGSKTLPVAHLDEVFRQAASSRIVTTAHLINQGKAPEFPDEGEQSDCYFIEADEPEKALNLIGKLVKQHIPKKFRFRPMDDIQILTPMQKGELGARNLNITMQALLNPSGDEVERFGMTYRVGDKVMQTENDYDKDVYNGDIGRIVAIDHETSELAVDFEGRRVVYDFRELDELVLSYAITIHKSQGSEYPCVVIPVHTQHFVLLQRSLIYTALTRARKLVILLGTKKALGLAIIRAESRDRVTTLAERLKEYA comes from the coding sequence ATGGATAAACTGGACGGTCAGGTTGAGCGGGTCGTTTTCCGGAATGAGGAAAACGGCTTTTGTGTTTTAAGAGTCAAAGTACGTGGTCACAAAGAGCTCGTGACTGTGACGGGGACGGTACCGGCGGTGAACCCCGGCGAATGGATGGCCGGGGACGGGGAGTGGTTTGTTGATCCGCGCCATGGGCGGCAGTTCAAAGCACAGCACTTGCGGATGTCTAAACCGGATACGCTGGAGGGCATTGAAAAATATCTGGCCTCCGATATGGTGAAGGGCATCGGCAAAGAGTATGCGAAACGCCTGGTGAAAGCCTTTGGTCGGGATGTCTTTGATGTCATTGAAAACTCCTCGGGAAAACTGCTGAAAGTTCCGGGGATTGGAAAACAGCGGAAAGACAACATCAAAAAGGCGTGGGATGAGCAGCGGAATGTGCGTCAGATTATGTCCTTTCTGTTCAGCCACGGCATCAGCACAACGCGGGCGTTTCGTATCCATAAAATCTATGGCGACAAAGCCATTGAGCGGGTACAGCGCGATCCCTACTGTCTGGCACGCGACATCAAGGGTATTGGTTTTTTGATTGCGGACCGGATTGCCATGAAGCTGGGAATTTCCAGGGATTCCGATCTGCGTGCGCGTGCCGGCCTGGAATACTGCCTCGGAGAACTGACAGCCAACGGACATTGTGCGTATGTGCGCAACGACCTGCTTTCACGTGCGGCGGAACTGCTCGATATTGATCTCGATATTATCGATAATGCTCTGGAACATCTGCTGGAAAATAAGCGCCTGATTCAGAAGCAGAATGTGAAAGGACAGGATCTGATCTATCTGCCGAAGCTGTTTTTCGCAGAAATCGAACTCGCCAAAAAACTCCGGGCTCTGGAAAAAGGCCGCCACCCCTGTCCGGATATTGATTTTGAAAAAGCGCTGAAGTGGGTACAGCAGAAAAGCGGGATTGAACTGGCTAACGCTCAGCGCAATGCGCTCCGGACGTCGGTACGGTCGAAAGTGATGGTTATCACGGGAGGACCGGGCGTAGGGAAAACAACGCTGGTAAATTCAGTGTTGATGATTCTTAAGGCCAAGAAGATGCGGGTGCAGCTTTGCGCTCCTACAGGTCGGGCGGCGAAACGTATGGCTGAAACAACCGGCATGGAGGCGCGCACCATTCACCGGATGCTCCAATATAATCCGGGTACCGGCGGCTTTATTCATAATGCGGAAAATCCGCTGGAATGCGATGTGCTGATTGTGGATGAGTCGAGCATGATTGATGTAGTGCTTGCGGCGCAGTTGATGGATGCGGTACCGCTGCATGCCGCTGTAGTGATTGTCGGGGATGCGGATCAGCTTCCCAGTGTGGGACCGGGGCGTGTTCTGCAGGATATTATCGGTTCAAAAACACTGCCGGTCGCTCATCTGGATGAAGTGTTCCGTCAGGCGGCCAGCAGTCGGATTGTAACGACTGCCCACCTGATCAATCAGGGTAAAGCACCGGAGTTTCCTGATGAAGGGGAACAAAGTGACTGCTATTTTATTGAAGCCGATGAGCCGGAAAAGGCACTGAATCTTATTGGAAAACTGGTGAAGCAGCATATTCCGAAAAAATTCCGGTTCCGGCCGATGGATGATATTCAGATTCTGACTCCGATGCAGAAGGGCGAACTGGGTGCCCGCAACCTCAATATCACCATGCAGGCACTGCTTAATCCAAGCGGGGATGAAGTGGAGCGTTTCGGCATGACCTATCGTGTGGGTGATAAGGTGATGCAGACGGAGAACGATTATGATAAGGATGTTTATAATGGCGATATCGGCCGTATTGTGGCCATAGACCATGAAACCTCTGAGCTGGCGGTTGATTTTGAAGGACGTCGGGTGGTGTACGATTTCCGCGAGCTTGATGAGCTTGTGCTTTCCTATGCAATCACTATCCACAAAAGCCAGGGCAGCGAATATCCCTGTGTTGTGATTCCGGTGCATACCCAGCATTTTGTGCTGCTGCAGCGCAGCCTGATCTACACAGCTCTGACCCGCGCCAGAAAACTCGTAATTCTGCTCGGCACCAAAAAAGCCCTCGGACTGGCGATCATCCGTGCTGAATCTCGCGACCGTGTCACTACGCTGGCGGAACGACTGAAAGAATATGCATAA
- a CDS encoding AraC family transcriptional regulator: MKTSEDLHIESLRLSLFEAGCSRLSREWNYPRVSSPFSRIFLITEGEAVIRHSGREHRLQAGDLHLVPCFVTADYFCPESHIQYFVGFTLRTGTGTDLFSLRSCKPTLQASGHHVLLFQRLIELLEPHTEPYGRLANAAVPLAVNIESRGIVLQIASSFLQYSHKPTLMEKEQEGRFAPVLQYIDENMQRDIPLETLADLTGLTPTYFSDLFFRIMNVRPVEFINRKRIERAQLMLGSTDLTIQEIAADCGIHSSAYFSRLFSKITGVSPRSYRKMLRDL; this comes from the coding sequence ATGAAAACAAGCGAAGACCTACATATCGAATCACTCCGGCTCAGTCTGTTTGAAGCCGGATGTTCCCGCCTTTCCAGAGAGTGGAACTATCCGCGGGTTTCGAGTCCTTTTTCACGTATTTTTCTCATTACAGAGGGGGAGGCCGTTATCCGGCATTCCGGCCGCGAGCATCGGCTGCAGGCAGGCGACCTGCACCTTGTTCCCTGTTTTGTGACGGCAGACTATTTTTGTCCTGAATCGCATATTCAGTACTTTGTTGGATTCACATTGCGCACAGGAACCGGCACGGATCTTTTCAGCCTCCGCAGCTGCAAACCGACACTGCAGGCTTCCGGACATCATGTGCTTCTGTTTCAACGCCTGATTGAACTGCTTGAACCGCATACAGAGCCGTACGGACGTCTGGCCAATGCAGCAGTTCCGCTTGCAGTGAATATCGAGTCGCGCGGTATTGTACTTCAGATTGCATCTTCTTTTTTGCAGTATTCTCATAAACCAACACTGATGGAAAAAGAGCAGGAAGGTCGTTTTGCACCGGTTCTTCAATATATAGATGAAAACATGCAACGCGACATTCCGCTGGAAACACTGGCCGATCTGACCGGATTGACGCCCACCTATTTTTCAGATCTGTTCTTTCGAATAATGAATGTGCGGCCGGTGGAGTTTATTAACCGCAAACGCATCGAGCGTGCGCAGCTGATGCTGGGCTCGACCGATCTTACGATTCAGGAAATAGCCGCGGATTGCGGTATCCACAGCTCTGCTTATTTTTCGCGGCTCTTCAGTAAAATCACCGGCGTCTCTCCCCGGAGCTATCGGAAAATGCTGCGCGATCTGTAA
- a CDS encoding glycogen/starch/alpha-glucan phosphorylase produces the protein MSHFKDNITAEQLAERSLFHLKYSRGKDLRAATTFDKMMCFSHAVRDMAVDGFIATQRQYLDQDVRRVNYLSMEYLIGKMLCNNVYALGIENIYGEALKALNITAEEILALDVEAGLGNGGLGRLAACYLDSLATMELPAFGYGIRYEHGIFRQEFDHGWQKERPDEWLALGYPWELIRPEYTLPVCVYGRVKKNFRPGQGTADVWEDFQVFEAVPYDVPIIGYHVNTVNMLRLWKSQPAEGFRLDVFNQGDYVRAVEEKNWAENVSKVLYPSDYTYAGKELRLIQEYFLASCSVRDIIRRYKKNHRDYAKFAEKNVIQLNDTHPTLAIVELMRVLHDEEHIPWDDAWDITVNTFCYTNHTLLAEALEKWTVDLLQRVLPRHMQIIFEINHRFLQKVELNHPGDGELMRKVSLIEEGQHKQVRMANLCVIGSNKVNGVSALHSNLLKTNTMPEFDKIYPGKFTNVTNGITHRRWLIKANPELSELISENIGEDWKLDLAQLKAFEAFASKRSVQKKFMEIKRQKKVELCQTIRELTGYLVSPDSVFDVQIKRLHMYKRQLLKAMHIIHLYNKIKANPKTNVQPKTFIFAAKAAPAYLIAKSVIKLINTMAEVINNDVDVAGRLKVVFLPDYNVSLAEKIIPAADISEQISTAGLEASGTGNMKLSLNGALTVGTWDGANIEIAQNVGEDNIFIFGNRTEDLAELSRKGYNPWAYMDKSEDLQGVLEALRDNIFDPSEPDLFKDLYNEVTEHGDFYYYLADYEDYIKCNEDVDKLYATPTKWAEKAILNVARMGWFSSDRSIQDYVDDIWHLEKTPIDMNNDIF, from the coding sequence ATGTCACACTTCAAAGACAACATAACCGCTGAACAACTGGCCGAACGGTCCCTCTTCCACCTCAAGTACAGCCGGGGTAAAGATCTGCGCGCCGCCACCACATTCGATAAAATGATGTGTTTTTCCCATGCTGTGCGCGACATGGCTGTGGATGGGTTTATTGCAACTCAACGTCAGTATCTCGATCAGGACGTACGCCGCGTTAACTATCTTTCCATGGAATACCTGATCGGTAAAATGCTTTGTAATAATGTCTATGCATTGGGCATTGAAAATATATACGGCGAGGCCCTGAAAGCCCTCAACATCACTGCAGAGGAAATTCTTGCACTTGATGTCGAAGCCGGACTCGGAAACGGCGGTCTGGGGCGTCTTGCGGCCTGCTACCTCGATTCGCTGGCCACCATGGAGCTGCCAGCCTTCGGATACGGCATCCGTTATGAACACGGTATCTTTCGTCAGGAATTTGATCACGGCTGGCAGAAAGAACGGCCTGATGAATGGCTTGCCCTTGGATACCCCTGGGAACTCATCCGCCCTGAATACACCCTTCCGGTCTGCGTCTACGGCCGTGTAAAGAAAAACTTCAGACCCGGCCAGGGAACGGCGGATGTCTGGGAAGACTTCCAGGTTTTTGAAGCAGTACCCTACGATGTGCCGATTATCGGATATCACGTTAATACGGTAAACATGCTTCGCCTGTGGAAATCGCAGCCTGCCGAAGGATTCCGCCTCGATGTTTTTAATCAGGGCGACTACGTGCGTGCGGTTGAGGAAAAGAACTGGGCGGAGAATGTTTCGAAGGTACTTTATCCCTCCGACTATACCTATGCCGGAAAAGAGCTGCGTCTGATTCAGGAATATTTTCTGGCTTCCTGCTCTGTGCGGGACATCATCCGCCGGTATAAAAAGAACCACAGGGATTACGCAAAATTTGCCGAGAAAAACGTAATCCAGCTCAACGACACCCACCCCACCCTGGCGATCGTTGAGCTGATGCGCGTGCTGCATGATGAAGAGCATATTCCGTGGGATGATGCATGGGACATCACGGTCAATACCTTCTGCTATACCAACCATACGCTGCTGGCTGAAGCGCTGGAAAAATGGACGGTTGATCTACTGCAGCGGGTGTTGCCGCGCCATATGCAGATTATTTTCGAAATCAATCACCGCTTCCTGCAGAAAGTCGAACTCAACCACCCGGGCGACGGCGAACTGATGCGTAAGGTGTCGCTGATTGAAGAAGGGCAGCATAAGCAGGTGCGCATGGCCAATCTCTGCGTGATCGGAAGTAATAAGGTCAACGGAGTATCCGCGCTCCATTCCAACCTGCTCAAAACCAACACCATGCCGGAATTCGATAAAATCTATCCCGGTAAATTCACCAATGTGACGAACGGTATTACACATCGTCGCTGGCTGATCAAAGCCAATCCGGAACTTTCTGAACTGATATCGGAAAACATCGGTGAAGACTGGAAGCTGGATCTTGCACAACTGAAAGCATTCGAGGCTTTTGCTTCAAAACGATCCGTTCAGAAAAAATTCATGGAAATCAAGCGGCAGAAAAAAGTTGAACTGTGCCAGACCATCAGGGAGCTGACCGGCTATCTGGTGAGTCCCGATTCTGTGTTTGATGTGCAGATCAAGCGCCTGCATATGTATAAGCGCCAGCTGCTGAAGGCCATGCATATCATTCACCTCTATAACAAAATCAAGGCGAATCCGAAGACCAATGTTCAGCCGAAAACCTTTATCTTTGCCGCCAAAGCCGCTCCGGCTTATCTGATTGCCAAGTCGGTCATTAAGCTGATCAATACCATGGCTGAAGTGATCAACAATGATGTCGATGTGGCCGGCCGCCTTAAAGTGGTTTTCCTTCCGGATTACAATGTTTCACTTGCTGAAAAAATTATTCCGGCCGCGGACATTTCCGAACAGATTTCCACCGCCGGACTTGAAGCCTCGGGAACCGGTAATATGAAACTGTCGCTGAACGGTGCGCTTACCGTTGGGACCTGGGATGGTGCAAACATTGAGATCGCTCAGAATGTCGGAGAAGATAATATATTCATCTTCGGTAACCGCACTGAAGATCTTGCTGAACTTTCACGCAAGGGTTACAATCCGTGGGCCTACATGGATAAGTCCGAAGATCTGCAGGGTGTGCTGGAAGCGCTTCGGGATAACATCTTTGATCCGTCGGAGCCTGATTTGTTCAAGGATCTGTATAATGAAGTAACCGAGCACGGCGATTTCTACTACTATCTCGCCGATTACGAAGATTACATCAAATGCAACGAAGATGTGGATAAGCTCTACGCCACACCGACCAAGTGGGCGGAGAAAGCCATCCTGAACGTTGCACGCATGGGTTGGTTCTCATCCGACCGTTCCATTCAGGATTATGTCGACGATATCTGGCATCTGGAAAAAACACCGATCGATATGAACAACGATATCTTCTAG